Genomic DNA from Pseudodesulfovibrio senegalensis:
TTCCCGACTCGTGAAGGACATTCCATGAGCAGAGACATCGTCAAATCCGTGCGCGAGACGTTCGAGATCCTTGTGGTCGCATTGGTTCTGGCCTTTTTTATTCGTACCTTCGTGGTGCAGGCCTTCAAGATTCCCTCGGGTTCCATGCTCGAAACCCTGCAGATCGGCGACCATTTGCTGGTCAGCAAATTTTTGTACGGCATCAAGTTGCCGTTTTCCGACCATGTCCTGATTCCGATTTCCGATCCCCAGCGTGGCGACGTGATCGTGTTCAAGTATCCGGAAAACCCGGATGTGGATTTCATCAAGCGCGTGGTGGCCGTGCCGGGCGACACCGTGGAGATTCGCGGCAAGAAGCTTTACGTAAACGGCAAGCTGGATAAAAATCCCCACGCCAACCACAAGGACCCCACGGTCTATCCCAAGGCCGCCCGTTTTCCCGACAGGCTTTCCCCGGACCAGTTCGACGCCTATTTCAACGGTTCGGGCCACATGTCCAAACGCGACAACATGCCGCTGTTGACCGTGCCCAAGGGCAAGTATTTCGTCATGGGCGACAACCGCGACGGCTCGCACGATTCCCGGTTCTGGGGATTCGTGGACCGCGAGGCCATCATCGGCAAGGCCATAATCATCCACTGGTCGTGGGCCAGCTTCACGGATGTGCGCTGGAGCCGAATCGGTACGCTGGTGAAATAGCGTTCCCACACATGTGAATTCTGTGAATTCCCAAGCCGAACGCCGCTGAAGCAGGCCGTCTGTTTCAGTGTTGTGTTCGGCAATCATTCAAACGACTGTTTACAGCCAAACTCCGACGAATTGGAGTAGAGCGATGCGAATCGACGTACATACCCATGCCTTTGCCCCCAAGATTGCGGACAGGGTGCTGCACCAACTGGAAGGACACTACGGGGTGCACCCGGTCGGAACAGGCCAGGCCGACGACCTGATCGGACAAATGGACAAGGCCGGGCTGGACAAGGCCGTGGTGCTGCAGGCCGCAACAACTCCCGAGCAGGTCGTGCCGGCCAACGACTGGGCCATCAGCCTCAGGAGGAACAACCCCCGGTTCATCCCTTTCGGGACGCTGCATCCGGATTTCGAGCGCAATGCCGAAGAACTGGATCGTCTTGAAGAGAACGGCATTCAGGGCTTGAAGTTCCACCCGGACTTTCAGGGCTTTCGCATGGACGATGCCGGATTCTATTCGTTGATGGAACTGGTGGGCGACAGATTCATCTGCCTTTTTCATGTGGGCGACACCATGCCCCCGGAAGAGAATCCGTCCTGCCCGAAAAAGATGGCCGCACTGCACAGGGATTTCCCGGAAACAACCATGATCGCGGCCCACATGGGCGGCTACCGCCAATGGGAATATGCCCTTGAACATCTCGCCGACAGCGGAATTTATGTCGACTGCTCCAGCGTTCTCGAATTCGTGGACGACGACCTGCTGGCGAAGCTCTATGACGTATACCCGGAAGACAGGGTGTTGTTCGGGAGTGACTATCCGCTGTATGGCGCCGCGTCCGAAATCGAGGAGCTGACCCGCCGGTTGCAGTTGAGTAACGAACAACTGGACAGGCTCCTGAGCCGCGCCGGGGATTTGTTCGAGTAGCGGACGTGTTTATCCGGCCCTTTCCCGGCAGCCTGCCGGAATGGGTTTTCCAGTCAGATTTCGCGGGAGCATCGTTGGATGCTTCCGCGTTTTTTTGTGGGTAGACATGAAAAAAGCCGCCCTTGGGCGGCTGTGCTATTCGTTCGGAATCTGAGAGGGCCGTCAGGCCATGGCGCTGAAGACATGCGCCTGTGGTGCCGCTGCGGGCTGGGCGTAGGTCGCAAGGGCCTTGTTCACGGTTGCGGGTCCGGCATTCGCCGCGGTGAGCGCTTCGGGCGACAGCTCGGCTTCAAGCTGCTGGGAGAGCGATTGCAGTTCGGACTGTTCTTCCAGGTCCTTTTGCATGGCTTCCAGCAGTTCTTCGGTGGGGTCGATCGGCTTTTCGCCGTCCGCGGCTTCGACCTGTGCGGTCTGGATGAACATGCGGCTGGTGATGCTGCCGGCCTGTTCTCCGCTCTGTTCCGGGCTGACTGCATGAAAGACTTCCTGCGAACCGTTGTCGAAGAAGCTGTTCAGCTCCGTGTTCACGCCGCTGTTGAATTTGGCCATGGCCGCGTCGCCCGCGTTGACGCCGAAATTGCGGTCGATCATCTTCAGGGTGTTGAGCAGGCCGTCGCCGATGGCCTGTTCGCTCTGCCCGGAGGCGGCGGACTGCACCACCATGCCCATGGCGGCGGTGGCCGCGTCCTTGCCGTATTGCTCCTCGATCCAGCGGACCGTGTCTTCCAGCGAATCCACCAGCCCCGTGGAATCTTTTTCCGTTCCTTCCTCGTCCGTGAATCCCTTGAGATAGGAATCCATGAGCGAGCCGAACGCGTCCACGCGGTCGTTCATGACCGGTGCGGACGCCTGCAGGGCGGCCGGGCGGGCAATGGTCAGTTGCGGCGATGTGGAGGCAGCCTGCGCACTTTGCTTGTTCTGCGCGGACGCGCCGAACAGCGAACCGAATCCGGACTGCTGGTCCGAACCCTGATTTTGCTGCACGAATGCGCTGTTGAGATGGCTTGCCTGTATGATCATTGTTGCTCCGCAATTGTTGCCGATGCATATCTATCGGCTTGCACATGGAATAACTTTACGTTGCAGGGGGCATTTTGTTAGATTCGCCTACCAAAACGATAAAGGAGGAAAGCGCTGTGGCCGAACTCAGGCTTGTGAACACCGTGAAAGCGGCGGGTTGAGCCGCCAAGATCGCTCCGGGTGATCTGGAGCGGGCTCTTTCCGGGTTGAAAGGGCTTCACGACCCCAGAGTGCTCGCCGGTATGGGCGGCGACAATGAAGATGCGGTGATCATGCGCTTTCCTGCGGGCAAGGCGCTGGTTCAGACCGTGGACTTCTTTACGCCCATCGTCAACGACCCGTTCAAGTTCGGGCAGGTGGCCGCGGCCAATGCGCTTTCCGATGTCTACGCCATGGGCGGTGAACCGTGGGCGGCCATGAACATCGTCTGTTTCCCGGCCAAGACCATGCCCGGCACCATTCTGGAACGCATCATTTCCGGCGGGCTGGACAAGGTGCAGGAATCAGGGGCCGTGCAGGCGGGCGGACACAGCGTGGAAGACGACGAGATCAAGTTCGGTCTTGCGGTTTCCGGGGTGGTGGACCCGGACAACTTCGCCTCCAACCGGGGCGTGCGCCCGGGCGACGAGCTCTTGCTGACCAAGCCCATTGGCACGGGCGTGCTGGCCACGGCGGTCAAGGCCGAATGGCAGGACTGCGACCGACTGGAAGATATTTTGTATACGTGGGCCTCGCGCCTGAACAGGGGCGGCGGCGACGTGATCCGTGAGCTGGGCCTCAAGGGAGCCACGGACGTGACCGGCTTCGGGCTGGGCGGGCATCTTGTGGAGCTGGCGCAGGCCAGCGAGGTGCGCATTGAGCTGCACACGGACCGGGTGCCCTTCATTCCCGATGCCGTGGAGCTGGCGGGCATGGGCCTGTTGCCTGCGGGCAGCCTGTGCAACCGGGATTATTTCATGGGCCGCACGCAGCTGGGCGACAATCTCGACCCGGTGCTGCGCGACCTGACTTTCGACGCCCAGACTTCGGGCGGGCTCGTGCTGGCCGTGCCTCCGGGCAAGCTGGAGCAGGCCCGCGCCATGCTGGAAGCCTCCGGGGATCTGGCCGCCCATGTGGGCACGGCCGTGGAGCCGGGCGCATCCGAAGACGCCGCCGTATTGATCGTGACATAAGGCCGGGCTATCCCCGGCATCCGTATATATACCTAAGGAGAAACAACAATATGCCTGTCCGTGAAAAGGACGATTTTCTTGTTTTCGGCTCCCCGCTGGTGGGGGAGGAAGAAATAGCCGAGGTGGAACAGAGCCTGCGCAGCGGCTGGCTGGGGACCGGCCCCAAGGTGGCCCGGTTCGAAAAGGATTTTGCCGCCTATGCCGGGGGCGAGCACGCTGCTGCCTGCAACTCCTGCACGGCGGCCCTGCACTTGGCGCTGGTGGCCCTGAACCTGAAGCCCGGGGACGAGGTCATCACCACGCCCCTGACCTTTTGCGCCTCGGTCAACGCCATTATCCACGCCGGGGCCACCCCGGTGCTGGCGGACGTGGACCCGGTGTCCGGAAACATCGACCCCGAACGTGTCCGCGAAAAGATAACGGACCGCACCCGCGCCATCCTGCCCGTGCACTATGCGGGCCGCGCCTGCGACATGGACGCCGTCATGGCCATTGCCCGCGAGCATGGCCTTCGTGTGGTGGAAGACTGCGCTCACGCCATCGAGACCACCTACAAGGGTCGCCATGTGGGCACCATCGGCGATTTCGGGTGCTTCAGCTTTTACGTGACCAAGAACGTGATTACGGGCGAGGGCGGCATGGTGCTGGCCCGCGAGCAGGAAAACATCGCCCGCATCAAGGTGCTGGGGTTGCACGGCATGAGCGCGGACGCGTGGAAACGTTTCGGCGACGAGGGCTACAAGCACTACATGGTCGTGGAAGCCGGGTTCAAGTACAACATGATGGACATCCAGGCCGCCATCGGCATCCATCAACTGGCCCGCGTGGAAGAGAATCTGGTGCGGCGCAACGAGATATGGGCCGCATACGACAAGGCCTTTGCCAATCTGCCTTTGACCCTGCCCGCGCCCGAAGAGCCGGACACCCGCCACGGCAGGCACCTGTACACCATATTGGTGGACGAGGACGCCTGCGGCGTGAAGCGCGATGTCATGCTGGAGCGCATGACCCGCGAGGGCATCGGCGTGGGCGTGCACTATTTGAGCATTCCCGAGCATCCCTACTACCGGGAGCGTTTCGGCTGGAATCTGGAAGACACGCCCGAGGCCGTGCGCATGGGCCGCCAGACATTGAGCCTGCCCTTGTCCGCCAAGCTGGCGGACCGGGACGTGGACGACGTGGTGCGGGCCGTGAAACATTGTCTGGGTGCGGAGTAGTCATGCGCGTGGTGGTGGTCGGCAGCGGCGGGCATGGCGCGGTGGTGCTGGACGCACTGCTGCGCATGCGCGAGGCCGGGGCCGACATGGTGCCCGTGGGCATTGTTTCCCGCCGGGACCACGGCAGCGAGATTCTGGGCGTGCGCGTGCTGGGCGATCATGACGCGCTGGAAACGATGGAGCATGACGCGGTGGTGCTGGCCATCGGCGACAACCGCACCCGCTGCCGGGTGGCGCAGGAATTGTCCCAGAGCGCTTTTTGCAGCGTGGTGCATCCTGCGGCCGTTGTGGCCCCGGACGTGGAAATCGGCCCGGGGGCCGTGGTCCTTGCCGGGGCCGTGGTCAACACCCGCACGCGTCTTGGCGCGCACTGCATCCTGAACACGGGCTGCACCGTGGACCACGACTGCGAAATCGGCCCGTTCTGTCACGTTGCGCCGGGCGTGCATCTGGCGGGCAACGTGCGGCTGGAACAGGGCGCGTTCATGGGCATCGGCTCATGCGCGGTTCCGGGCGTGCGCGTGGGCCAATGGGCCGTTGCCGGGGCCGGAGCCGCCGTGGTTGCGGATGTTGCGGATCATGCCACGGTAACGGGCGTTCCGGCCCGGACCACAAGTCAAAGCTGATATGCGACCGGCCCTTGCGGGCCGTGGGAGAGCCGCGTGAGCAACAGGCGCATATTTCTTTCTCCACCCCATATGGGGGGCAGCGAACTCGAACAGGTGCACGCCGTGTTCGATTCCAATTATATCGCCCCTGCCGGGCCGCACATCGAGCGGTTCGAGCAGCGCATGGCCGAATACACGGGATTCGGGCATTGCGTGGCCCTGAGCTCGGGCACGGCCGCCATCCATCTGGGCCTGCGCCTGCTGGGCGTGCGGCCCGGCGATCTGGTCATCGCCTCCACCCTGACGTTCATTGCCTCTGTTTCCCCGGCCCTGTGGCTGGGGGCCGAGCCGTTGTTCGTGGACAGCTGTGAGCAGACATGGACCATGGACCCGGCCCTGCTGGAGCGCGCGCTGGAACAGGCGCACCGTGACGGACGGCGCGTGGGTGCGGTGGTGCCCACGGACATTTACGGCCAGTGCGCGGACTATGACCGCATTCAGGACGTGTGCCAACGCTTCGGCGTTCCCCTGCTCACTGACGCGGCCGAGGCCCTTGGCGCGCGCTATGGGGAACGCTCCGCGGGGAAGGGCGCGCAGGTGGCGGCGTTTTCCTTCAACGGCAACAAGATCATCACCTGCTCGGGCGGGGGCATGCTGGCTACGGACAACAGGGAACTGGCCGAACACGCGCGAAAGCTTTCGCAGCAGGCGCGCGAGCCGTTCGTGCACTACGAGCATGTGGAAATGGGCTACAATTACCGCATGAGCAACGTGTGCGCGGGCATCGGGCTGGGCCAGATGGACGTGCTGCACGAGCGCGTGGCGCAGCGCCGCGAGATATTTTCCCTGTATTCCCAACTGCTGGGCCGCGTGTCCGGCATATCCTTCATGCCTGAGGCCGCCTATGGCCGCGCCAGCCGCTGGCTGACCGTGATGCTGCTGGACCCGGAACGCTGTGCCGCGAGTCCGGAGCAGGTGCGTCTGGCCCTTGAGGCCGAAAACATCGAGTCCCGCCCGGTGTGGAAGCCCATGCATTGCCAGCCCGTGTTTGCCGGGGCGCGCTGCGAAGGCGGGGCCGTGGCCGAATCTTTGTTTGCGCGGGGCCTGTGCCTGCCCTCGGGCACGGCCATGACCCGGGCGGACGTGGAGCGCGTGGCCGGAATCATCCGGGAGTGCTCCGCATGAGTCTTGCCCCGCATCTTGTGCGCAACCTGCGCAACCGCAACTTCTTCATCATGCTGGGGCTGGACGCGCTGGTGTTCATGGTCTCGGTCTGGCTGGCCTACCAGCTTCGTTTCGATTTTCAGGTGTCCGGCCAGTACCGCGCGCAGCTGTGGGGCATGCTGGCCCTGAGCGTGCCGGTCAAGATGGGCATTTTCCTGCTGTTCGGCCAGTATCGCGGCATGTGGCGCTATACCAGCCTTGAGGATTTCTGGAAGTTGCTGCGCCTGAGCGCGTTGCAGAGCCTTGTGCTGGTGGCGGCCGCGCTGGTGGCCTTCCATGTGCGCGGTTTGCCCCGCAGCGTGTTCATTCTGGACTGGGTCTTCACCTTCGGGCTTGTGGCCGTGCTCCGGCTGGGCATCCGCGCGTGGCATGCGGGCTTTCCGTTCGCAAGGCGGGGCGGGGTCCCGGCGCTGGTCATTGGCGCGGGCAATGAAGGCGCGCGCATTGTTCATGAACTGGCCGGGGCGCGTTCCGGCAGGCAGGAGTGGTCCGTGGTGGGCCTGCTGGACGAGGATGCCTCCCGCCATGGGCGCACCGTGCACGGGGTTCCTGTGCTGGGCGGTCTGGATGCGTTGGAAGCGGTTGTTCAGCGTTTTGGCGTGCGCGGACTGCTCATAGCCGTGGACAAGGCCAGCCCCGGGGAGATGCGTGCCATTGTGGAGCGTTGCAGCAGCACCGGATTGCCATACCGCATTCTGCCCGCCATGAGCGAGATCCTGGACGGCCGGGTTTCGGTGAACGCCCTGCGCGACCTGCGCTATGAAGACCTTTTGGGACGCGACCCAGTGGAACTGGACACCGGGCGCATTGCCGGGTGCGTGGCCGGAAAGGTGGTGCTGGTCACGGGCGCGGGCGGCTCCATCGGTTCGGAACTGTGCCGCCAGTTGGTGCGTTTCGGCCCGGCGCGGCTGGTGCTGGTGGATGCCGGGGAATTCAATCTCTATTCCATCCAGTCCGAACTGGAGCAGGACTTCGGATTCGACAATGTGGAGGGCGTGCTCGGCTCCATTTGCGACGAGCCGCTTATGCAGCGCGTTTTTGCCGATCATCGACCGGCCATTGTCTTTCATGCCGCGGCCTACAAGCACGTCCCCATTCTGGAGCGTAGCCCATGGCAGGCCGTGAACAACAACATCACGGGTTCGCGTATCGTCATGGACGCGGCCGTGGACGCAGGCGTGGAAAGGTTCGTGCTGGTGTCCACGGACAAGGCCGTGCGACCCACCAACGTCATGGGCGCGAGCAAGCGCGTCACCGAATTGCTCATGCAGGCGCGGCTCGGGCAGGGCACCCGGTTCATGGCCGTGCGTTTCGGCAACGTGCTCGGGTCCAGCGGGTCGGTGGTGCCGCTGTTTCGCCGTCAGATAGAAAAGGGCGGTCCGGTCACCGTGACCCACCCGGACGTGACCCGTTATTTCATGTCCATTCCCGAGGCCGCGCAGCTCATCCTGCAGGCCGCGAGCATGGGCAGGGAGCAGGGCGGCGAGGTCTTTGTGCTGGACATGGGCGTGCCCGTGCGCATCACGGACATGGCCCGCGACCTGATCCGCCTTTCCGGCCGGGAGCCGGACACGGACATCAGGCTGGTGTTCACCGGACTGCGGCCCGGCGAAAAGCTGCATGAGGAACTGATCACCGCGGGCGAAGGCATCGTGCGCACCGAGCATGAAAAGATTCTGGTGCTGGCCCGGAAGCCGTCGGATGCTTCGGAGTTCTCGCCGGGCACGCCCATGGACCCGGAACGGTTGCACGATCTGCTGGCCCGGCTCGAGCAGGCTGCAAGCGTTCGGGATTCCGCAGCAATTCGCGGGCTGCTTGTTCAACTGGTTCCCGAATACACGGGCCGGGACTGATCGGCGAAGACATTGAACGCGCACATGGCCGCACCCGAGGGTGCGGCCATGTGTTTTTCGGGGTCCGGGTTTCCTTTACTGCAAGAGCAGGTATACGGGCGGAATGGCCACGGTGTCCGGGTTGATGGTCAGTTGCATGTAAGCGTTCTGGTCGGTCCATGCGTTGTAGGTCATGAGGTTCTTGTCCAGCCGGTCCTGCAACGGGAATCCGTATGCCGGAGTCAGGTGAAGAAGCGTGGCCGCGTAGTTGTGGTAGCAGCGCTCGTCCGATTGCACCTCTTCAAAGACGATGTCCTGTCCTGCCGGGGTATTGGCCGTGTCGAGCCGCGTACCATCGGTCCGGACGCCGCCCCACCAGTCCGCGCTGTCCATGTCCCCGATGGCTGTGCCGTTGAAGTCGGTGGTGCTGCCCACGAATCCGAAGCATGTGCCTGCCATCAGGTCTCCGACGATCCAGCCGTACACGTCGTTGGTAATGCCCGCGGTCTGGGGTTGTTCCACACCGTCCTGGGTAACGGTATACTTGGGATTGTTGCCCCATATGCCGTAGATGGCGTTCATTTCGCTGAACTCGATGCGTATGGAAACGTCGTCACCGATGCCGTCTCCCTGCAGATCGACCGGGGAAGTGGGAATACACGCGGCGCGACCATTGCCGGATCCCGTGTTGGCCACAAGGGTGACGCCGCCGCCCGCATCGAACGTGGCATCGAAATCGTATGTCTGTTGCTGGAGAGTGGGATCGGCCCAGGGGCCGGAGCCTACGCCCGCGAAAAGTCCCTTGATGTGGGTGACGTTTCCGGGGAGCACTGTTTGCAACAGGTAGGTCCAGTCGTGGTAGTAGTCGCCGTTTATGTTGGGCGCGACCACGCGGGCGAAGTTTGTGTCGGGCGGTATGCCGGCGGTGGTGGGGCGGACGTTGTTCTGCCCTGTTTCCGCGGTGGACGCCGCGGCCTTGACCAGGGCCGTGCTGCAGGCCTGTGTCTTTTGCGGACTGTTGGCTGCGGTGGTGGCGTTGAACATCTCAAGGGAAAGGGAGATGGAGGTGAAGTCGATATATGAGAGGTCCACCCACAGGCAGGTGTCGCCGTCCCCGTTCAGCTTCACTGTGGGCTCGAAATATTGGTAGCGTTTGTAGTAGTTGGAATCATTGATATTGTTGGCCACGGGCTGCTGGCCTTGTACCAGGTCGGTCATCTGCGCGCCGATGCTGACATACACACGCCCGGATTCGTAGGATTCGAGGGATACGGCGGGCGTGTTGGCCGGAGCTCCGTTCAGGGAAGTGGGGCTGGTCATTTGCGCCAGGCTGTATGACGTGTTGAGCTCAAGGTTGTTGGAAGCTCCGGTAGTATCCTTGTACGTGCCGGTGATGTGTCCGTTGGTGTTCACGAAGGTGACCCACACCTCCGAAGGATCCAGGGTTGCAGGAATGTCGAACGTCATGGTGACAGGCGCTGTTCCCGCCAAGCTTGCGGTGCAAAATAATAATGTGCTGATAATTGCCAGTATGAAGCGCATGAAAATCTCCCCTCACTATGTCGTTTTTTGAACAGTGCCAAAAACATATACGAGGAGAACGGGCCATTCAATTAGCGTTGTTTGAAAGCGAGGTTTTCATGCTAGCGGGGCAGGCTGTGACACGCAGTTTTTTCCTCTGCAAAAGCGGATTTCCTGTTGACCGAAATAGGTAATGTGGTATGTGTCTATCGAATACCATGGTATTCGGAGCCAAGTTTTTTTCCGTGAACAGACCCTCACAACGGGAAAAACGCCGAAATTCGGTTGGCTCCCCCCTTCCCTTGTGAGCGCCGGTTCGGGCACAACCGGCGCTCCTTTTTTGGAGAATATCTAGACTTGTCCATTGTTTTCAATATGTTTGAAAAGCCGCGCCAGCTCTGGGCTGCCGGGCCTCGGGCAATGAAAACTCGGTTAAATTCTCCTAAATGACTTGATTTAAACGGTTATGTCGGTTAATAGCCATATTAACTATGAGTTTTCCCTTGGACAAAGGGCGTGTGTCCTGTTGTCTATAGGCTAGAGGTGAACATGGATAACGATTGTATATTCTGCAAAATCGTGGCCGGAGAAATCCCCTGTGCCAAGGTTTTCGAGTCCGAGACCTGTCTGGGTTTTCTGGACATTGCGCCGGTGAACAAGGGCCATGCCCTTGTGTTGCCCAAAGCGCACCACCCCGCCCTGTGGGATCTGCCTGCCGGGCTGGGCGAAGACCTGATGGCGGCCATGAAGGCCGTGAGTGTTGCCGTACGCGAAACAACCGGCGCACACGGCCTGAACGTGATGCAGAACAACCTTGAAGCAGCAGGGCAGCTTGTGCCGCATCTGCATTTTCATGTGATCCCGCGTTTTTCGGACGACGGGCTGCAGTTGTGGGCGCAGGGCTCCTATGCGTCGGGTGACGAGATGAATGCTCTTGCGGAATCCATCCGCAGGGCCGTTGAATAGCTTTCTCAAACCTCGAGAACGGAGGCGACGATGAGTGGGCAGACACTGACCAAGGCCGGAATTGTCGATTACATTTACGAACGTACCGACAAGAACCGCGCCGAAATCAAGGATCTTGTCGAGACCATCCTGGATGTCATGAAAGAGTCCATCAAGAAGGACCATGCGCTTCTGGTGAGTGGGTTCGGCAAATTCGAAGCCTATGACAAGCGTGCCCGCAAGGGACGCAATCCCCAGACCAGCGCAACCATTACCCTGCCCCCGCGCAAGGTTGTGGTTTTCCGCCTTTCCAGAAAGTTCCGGGCCGAGCTCAACCCCTCCTAGCAGGGTTGGCGGTTCGCGTGACACCGCACAGGAAAAAAG
This window encodes:
- a CDS encoding HIT family protein; the encoded protein is MDNDCIFCKIVAGEIPCAKVFESETCLGFLDIAPVNKGHALVLPKAHHPALWDLPAGLGEDLMAAMKAVSVAVRETTGAHGLNVMQNNLEAAGQLVPHLHFHVIPRFSDDGLQLWAQGSYASGDEMNALAESIRRAVE
- the selD gene encoding selenide, water dikinase SelD, coding for MAELRLVNTVKAAGUAAKIAPGDLERALSGLKGLHDPRVLAGMGGDNEDAVIMRFPAGKALVQTVDFFTPIVNDPFKFGQVAAANALSDVYAMGGEPWAAMNIVCFPAKTMPGTILERIISGGLDKVQESGAVQAGGHSVEDDEIKFGLAVSGVVDPDNFASNRGVRPGDELLLTKPIGTGVLATAVKAEWQDCDRLEDILYTWASRLNRGGGDVIRELGLKGATDVTGFGLGGHLVELAQASEVRIELHTDRVPFIPDAVELAGMGLLPAGSLCNRDYFMGRTQLGDNLDPVLRDLTFDAQTSGGLVLAVPPGKLEQARAMLEASGDLAAHVGTAVEPGASEDAAVLIVT
- a CDS encoding polysaccharide biosynthesis protein, which translates into the protein MSLAPHLVRNLRNRNFFIMLGLDALVFMVSVWLAYQLRFDFQVSGQYRAQLWGMLALSVPVKMGIFLLFGQYRGMWRYTSLEDFWKLLRLSALQSLVLVAAALVAFHVRGLPRSVFILDWVFTFGLVAVLRLGIRAWHAGFPFARRGGVPALVIGAGNEGARIVHELAGARSGRQEWSVVGLLDEDASRHGRTVHGVPVLGGLDALEAVVQRFGVRGLLIAVDKASPGEMRAIVERCSSTGLPYRILPAMSEILDGRVSVNALRDLRYEDLLGRDPVELDTGRIAGCVAGKVVLVTGAGGSIGSELCRQLVRFGPARLVLVDAGEFNLYSIQSELEQDFGFDNVEGVLGSICDEPLMQRVFADHRPAIVFHAAAYKHVPILERSPWQAVNNNITGSRIVMDAAVDAGVERFVLVSTDKAVRPTNVMGASKRVTELLMQARLGQGTRFMAVRFGNVLGSSGSVVPLFRRQIEKGGPVTVTHPDVTRYFMSIPEAAQLILQAASMGREQGGEVFVLDMGVPVRITDMARDLIRLSGREPDTDIRLVFTGLRPGEKLHEELITAGEGIVRTEHEKILVLARKPSDASEFSPGTPMDPERLHDLLARLEQAASVRDSAAIRGLLVQLVPEYTGRD
- the lepB gene encoding signal peptidase I is translated as MSRDIVKSVRETFEILVVALVLAFFIRTFVVQAFKIPSGSMLETLQIGDHLLVSKFLYGIKLPFSDHVLIPISDPQRGDVIVFKYPENPDVDFIKRVVAVPGDTVEIRGKKLYVNGKLDKNPHANHKDPTVYPKAARFPDRLSPDQFDAYFNGSGHMSKRDNMPLLTVPKGKYFVMGDNRDGSHDSRFWGFVDREAIIGKAIIIHWSWASFTDVRWSRIGTLVK
- a CDS encoding beta-1,3-glucanase family protein — translated: MRFILAIISTLLFCTASLAGTAPVTMTFDIPATLDPSEVWVTFVNTNGHITGTYKDTTGASNNLELNTSYSLAQMTSPTSLNGAPANTPAVSLESYESGRVYVSIGAQMTDLVQGQQPVANNINDSNYYKRYQYFEPTVKLNGDGDTCLWVDLSYIDFTSISLSLEMFNATTAANSPQKTQACSTALVKAAASTAETGQNNVRPTTAGIPPDTNFARVVAPNINGDYYHDWTYLLQTVLPGNVTHIKGLFAGVGSGPWADPTLQQQTYDFDATFDAGGGVTLVANTGSGNGRAACIPTSPVDLQGDGIGDDVSIRIEFSEMNAIYGIWGNNPKYTVTQDGVEQPQTAGITNDVYGWIVGDLMAGTCFGFVGSTTDFNGTAIGDMDSADWWGGVRTDGTRLDTANTPAGQDIVFEEVQSDERCYHNYAATLLHLTPAYGFPLQDRLDKNLMTYNAWTDQNAYMQLTINPDTVAIPPVYLLLQ
- a CDS encoding NeuD/PglB/VioB family sugar acetyltransferase — its product is MRVVVVGSGGHGAVVLDALLRMREAGADMVPVGIVSRRDHGSEILGVRVLGDHDALETMEHDAVVLAIGDNRTRCRVAQELSQSAFCSVVHPAAVVAPDVEIGPGAVVLAGAVVNTRTRLGAHCILNTGCTVDHDCEIGPFCHVAPGVHLAGNVRLEQGAFMGIGSCAVPGVRVGQWAVAGAGAAVVADVADHATVTGVPARTTSQS
- a CDS encoding DegT/DnrJ/EryC1/StrS family aminotransferase, yielding MPVREKDDFLVFGSPLVGEEEIAEVEQSLRSGWLGTGPKVARFEKDFAAYAGGEHAAACNSCTAALHLALVALNLKPGDEVITTPLTFCASVNAIIHAGATPVLADVDPVSGNIDPERVREKITDRTRAILPVHYAGRACDMDAVMAIAREHGLRVVEDCAHAIETTYKGRHVGTIGDFGCFSFYVTKNVITGEGGMVLAREQENIARIKVLGLHGMSADAWKRFGDEGYKHYMVVEAGFKYNMMDIQAAIGIHQLARVEENLVRRNEIWAAYDKAFANLPLTLPAPEEPDTRHGRHLYTILVDEDACGVKRDVMLERMTREGIGVGVHYLSIPEHPYYRERFGWNLEDTPEAVRMGRQTLSLPLSAKLADRDVDDVVRAVKHCLGAE
- a CDS encoding integration host factor subunit alpha encodes the protein MSGQTLTKAGIVDYIYERTDKNRAEIKDLVETILDVMKESIKKDHALLVSGFGKFEAYDKRARKGRNPQTSATITLPPRKVVVFRLSRKFRAELNPS
- a CDS encoding DegT/DnrJ/EryC1/StrS family aminotransferase is translated as MSNRRIFLSPPHMGGSELEQVHAVFDSNYIAPAGPHIERFEQRMAEYTGFGHCVALSSGTAAIHLGLRLLGVRPGDLVIASTLTFIASVSPALWLGAEPLFVDSCEQTWTMDPALLERALEQAHRDGRRVGAVVPTDIYGQCADYDRIQDVCQRFGVPLLTDAAEALGARYGERSAGKGAQVAAFSFNGNKIITCSGGGMLATDNRELAEHARKLSQQAREPFVHYEHVEMGYNYRMSNVCAGIGLGQMDVLHERVAQRREIFSLYSQLLGRVSGISFMPEAAYGRASRWLTVMLLDPERCAASPEQVRLALEAENIESRPVWKPMHCQPVFAGARCEGGAVAESLFARGLCLPSGTAMTRADVERVAGIIRECSA
- a CDS encoding amidohydrolase family protein yields the protein MRIDVHTHAFAPKIADRVLHQLEGHYGVHPVGTGQADDLIGQMDKAGLDKAVVLQAATTPEQVVPANDWAISLRRNNPRFIPFGTLHPDFERNAEELDRLEENGIQGLKFHPDFQGFRMDDAGFYSLMELVGDRFICLFHVGDTMPPEENPSCPKKMAALHRDFPETTMIAAHMGGYRQWEYALEHLADSGIYVDCSSVLEFVDDDLLAKLYDVYPEDRVLFGSDYPLYGAASEIEELTRRLQLSNEQLDRLLSRAGDLFE